Part of the Trichoderma asperellum chromosome 1, complete sequence genome is shown below.
ACATAGACCTGCAGGCCGTTTTCTCCGCGTCTGAGGCCGTTGCGCGCCATGACGTCCAGCACCTTCTCGGCCTCTTTTACGGTGCGGCAGAAGGGCACCATGACTATTGCGTTGTTGAGGCCAATCTTCTCGCGCAGGCGCTTGATGGCCCGGCACTCGAGCGCGAAGCCCTCCTGATATCGCGGCGAGTAGTAGCGGGAGGCGCCGCGGAAGCCAAGCATGGGGTTCTCCTCGTCTGGCTCAAACTCGGCGCCGCCAATGAGCCCGGCGTATTCGTTCGTCTTGAAGTCGCTCAAGCGAAGGATGGCCGGCTTCGGGTACACGGCGGCGCACAGGGCCGCGAAGCCGCGCGAGAGCTTGTCCACAAAGTAGTCGGGCTTGTGGGCGTATCCCGCCGTCAGCTCGGCGATTTGGCGCTTGGCGTCTGCGTCCTTCAGCCGGTCGAAGTGGACGAGGGCCATGGGATGCACCTGGATGTAGTTGCTGACGACAAACTCCATGCGAGCGAGTCCGATGCCATCGGCCGGGAGGCGCCACCAGCGGTAGGCCGCGGCCGGATTGCCCAGATTGAGCATGATCTTGGTCTTGACGTCGGGCAGTCCCGCGACGCTGACTGTCTGGCTCACCACGTCCGAGATGCCTTCGTAGACAAAGCCGCAGTCGCCTTCGGCGCAGGACACGGTCACGTCCTGGCCGCTGTGCAGCACGTAAGTGGCATTGCCCGTGCCGACCACGGCGGGGAGGCCGAGCTCGCGGCTGACGATGGCGGCATGCGAGGTGCGTCCCCCATGATCTGTGATGATGGCCGCGGCTCGCTTCATTATAGGGACCCAGTCGGGATCCGTCGCTTCCGTCACGAGGATGGAGTTGTCGATAAACTGGTTTATATCCGCCGGCGATGAAACGAAGCAGATCCGTCCTGAGAGCGCCGCCTCGCCAACCGAAAGACCAGTGACCAGGACACGTCCTTTATTGTTGACTTTGTAAGTCTTGAAGACACTGGCGTCATGATGCGAATGCACAGTTTCCGGCCGGGCCTGCACAATGAACAGCTTGCCCGTGATGCCGTCCTTGGCCCATTCCATGTCCATGGGGCATCCGTAGTGCTCTTCAATGGTACACGCCCAACGCCCCAACTGCAAGATCTCGTCATCATTGAGCACAAAAGAGTGTTGCTCTGCCTTTGACGTGGGCACGTTGCGCGTTGGCATCTGCTGGTCTCCATAAACCAGCTTGACCCCCTTATcgcctcgcttcttctctagGATAGGGCTGAGCTTGGGATTGGAGAGGAGCGGCTTGAAGACCTGGTATTCATCCGGGTTAACAGTTCCTTGTACAATGTTCTCGCCCAGGCCCCATGCTGCGTTGATGAGCACAATCTTGTCGAAGCCGCTTTCGGTGTCGATGGAGAACATGACACCGGAGCCGCTGATATCAGAGCGAACCATGCACTGAATACCGATGGAGAGCGCAACACTCATCTGATTAAAGCCTTTGACCCGGCGATAGCTCATCGCTCTGTCGGTAAACAGCGACGCATAGCACCGGCGGCAGGCATCCAGGAGAGCTTCATCGCCAGAGATATTCAGATACGTCTCTTGCTGGCCAGCAAAGCTTGCATCAGGCAGGTCTTCAGCAGTCGCACTAGATCTGACGGCCACGCCGAGCTTCTTGGCGCCTATCTTGTCCGAAAGATCATGATATGAGGCTATGATTGCTGTTGCCGCATCGGTCGGCCACGTACCGCGGAGAAACAGGTTGCGGGTTGATTGGCCGGCTTCGGCAAGAGATATCTTACCTGCTTCCCATTCCGCCACCAGCATGGCCATCTTGTTTCGTATCCCGTTGAAATCGACATAGTGCCAGTACATGCGCGAAGTCGTAGCAAAGCCTGGCGGGACTGGTATTCCTTTAGCACTCAGGGCACCGATCATCTCGCCGAGTGAAGAGTTCTTCCCGCCAACTGAGTTGACATCTTTGCGTGTCAAATGCTCGAAGTTGAGGACCAGGGGTCCTGGTGTAGAGCTACCATTCATTGTTTTTCGACGCTTCCTAAATTGCCGTCGTATAAAGGAAGCTACACGTAGTTTTAGCGATTCAGTCAACAACTATTATGCGATATCAAATAATATAGCATTGGATAGTCGCCTATAGTCAATTATCTCGAGCTAAATAAAGAGGGGCAGCATGCGAGTATTCCAAGAATATATACACTCTTAATAAGAGGGCTGGATACTGTGTTTGTTCTGATATACTACCCTGCTGTCCTACTCTTAAGGCATATCAAAGCCCTCGGGAACTTTTTTATGGCACCACTGTAGAGGAGAGGCTTATAACTAAACTAAAATCATATCACTTTAGAGTTTGAGGGCTCAAACTTAAGTGTTGTCATCTGATGCCACATCAGGTGAATTGGTTTGACGGCAGAATATTCAAGCGGCAGCATCTGAAAGTAGCCAAACTTGTAACTCATTTGCTCCTCTAGTTACATCCTGAGTCAGAATCATGATTTGTACTATGGTTAACAGAGCTCGAGCGAGAATATTCAGAATACCCCGACCAGCAAAGTGGTGACATATCTGTTTGGTGGTGAATTTGAAGATAAACATTTGTACAAATACGGCAAATGCATTAAGATAGCCTATTAGACTGGATTAAAGAAGGTGAATTGATAGCCCATCAAAATGCCTTCATTACTACCTATAACCTAGATTTCAATTTGTACCTTACAATCACGTTCATCAGCAGTTCAACAAGCCCTACTACATGTTATGCGTCagtttttctcttcctgttTTTCGCATTctcttaaattttttaatatccttgATACTTAGTTGCTATTATTCACTTGATCAATCATCGCCTTGAGTGCGGTTGCTGAATCGGTTATCTGAGCGTCTTCCTCAAAACTCAGCGGCATCTGGACTTTGCGTGTGACTCCCTTTTTGCCGAGAACTACAGGCAAGCTGAAGCAACAACCCAGAGTCGGCTGGAAGTGGCTAATAGGATGAACGGTGCCCTTGTCTTGAATGATGGCACAGCAAATGCTGGATACGACGGATCCGATGCCAAAGGGAGTTGCCCCTTTAGCCCGAACTATGCTCTGTGATCGGTGCTTGCACTCGTTGGAAAGATCGGAGCGATTGATCACGTCCTCTTTCGAGAGAGATTCGTTGATTGGGACGCCGCCAATTGTTGCGGCAGACCATGCCGTCACCTGCGATTCTCCTTGCACCCCCAATACGAACAAGTCAATTGACTTTGCCGCGACCTGATGAATTCGTTAGCATGGGCTAGATTCTGTGTACAGCTCCGTTAGGCGCGCATACTCCAATTTTGTCCGCCAACATCCCTCGGATTCGCATAGAGTCCAAATACGTGCCAGAGCCTAAGACTTGAGACGGCGGAAGCTTGGAGAGTTGTAGGGCAAGGGATGTAAGTAAGTCGACAGGATTTGACACGACAAGTAGGACAGCGTCTGATTTGAAAGGCGTCATTGCGTCGACAATGGTCTTGACGATTGAGATATTTCGATAGGCATATTCGAGATTAGTTTGACCTACGAAGTCTGTATAAGCTGAGGCATTCAAGCTCCTGAACTGGCGGGAATTTTCCCTAATGCTTACCTATAGTGTGTCTTGATCCTGCAGTAATTACTATGATGTCGCATTGGCCGGCCTCGTGATGGCTCGCCGCTCGTACCCTTGTCCGGCTGTTGCAGCTATACGCTACATCCGAGAGATCGCAAACCTGGCCGTCTCTCAGACTCACATTATCGTCAACCAAGAGCAGCTCAGTGGCGATTGAGCCTAGAATAATTGCATaagcggcagcggcgccaaCTTGGCCGACTCCGACAATCGCAATTCGGGATCCAAGCATTTTGGCTGTTAATTGAGAATGAAAGTTATTTTGTTCCTACAAGCTAGAACTGAATGACAAAGtcgttcctttttttaaaattacaaTCAGAAGCAGAGTGAGTTACAGCCTTGTTTTATGCTTGTGTAGTTTATAAGCCGAGTTTGCAGAAAACGCATAATGTTCAGCCGTGTAAATAATGAATGGGCTGGCTGCTATGCTTTAAATGACGGTTGAAGTTTATATCAGCAGCTTGACAGCTCATCAGCCACAAAACCAAAGTCGAGTCACTGTTCAGCCTACTTTGCTCCACTAGCCAAGGCTACCGGCCGGGAATGATTTGAGCTTATTTTGTCCATCACCTTTAAGTGGCAAATATGCTTCGAGGCTATCAAGAGAAATCAGGAGATAATTTTCTGACAAGGCACGCTGGCGTCCGAAATGGAGCACACACACTGTATATGAATCGGCTATAGCTTGGTCACGGTTGAAGATGTTAAGTAAGAACGACGTAACCGATCGGCTTGTTATTTTTCATAGCAGATTGCCATTTGATCAAGGACGGTTGGCGCATAACGCACGCCGTTTTTGAGCGCCATTCCAGCCAAGACAATTCTTTTAGTGATAACCAATCGCACAACGTAGATATTGTTATTGGGAGCCTAACAAGAAGGGAGAAATCTACATAGTTTCTTAATAATGCCATATATATCAAATTTGACTAATTTTACATGAGCAGTGAAATCTTTAACTCGTTTGCGCCATCATTCATCACAGCAAGGACAGAGGCCGCGCGGAGCATTCCAACATGAGCAATTTGTGCAGTAACCGTACTCCATCTCCTATCCGGGACTTATGAAATAGAAACCACATGCTTGGCAGAGTCGTCATCTAGCTTTTTCGGTATGTGTATAGTAAGGACGCCGTTTTCAAGCGCCGCGGTGGTGCCATCCTGCTGGACACGCTGCGGAAAGGTGAACGAGCGGTAGAATTCGCCTATATTTCTCTCCGCAACCCAGTATTTGACACTGTCGTGCTGCGTAACCTCAAAGTCAGCCTCTCAAGATCGGATGATTATCACTTTCAATCTCATTACCTCTGTAGGCTTTGTATCTTTTGTTGCAGTATCATCGGGTGCATCGTCCTTGTCGCCTTGGTTGGAAGGTGACTGGTAGGAGTTTTCAACAAAGCCACTAACTTCCAGTGACTTATTTCCCTTGAACTGGATTTTgacgttttcttttttgactCCAGGTAACTCTCCATGGAGCTCAAAACTGTTGCTCAGCTCTCTCACATCGAAAATGGGGAGGAAAGCTTGGCCCAGGTGGGGCCCGCGATTGCCATGGATTGAGTGGCTGAAACGAGGGAACGAGTCGAGGTGTTTATCCATGTCTTGGAAAAACCTCAACGTGGAAGGGAAATTCCGGATAGAGGCAGTTGGCTGATTAATGGTCGCCATAGTGTTTGACGATTATATGGTCAAAATAGGTGCAGTAGCATGAGAAATGCTTTTGTGAAAATCGCAGTGGAGGATTGATGAGtctaatatttaaatagatATGACGACAGCTACTTCGGAAGATAAGCTTTTACGGAATCGTACTTTACATCAATTGTTATGCCACATTACTTACAGTGGCTTCCAGAGCGATATTACTATAACGCCATGGTATGATTAAGAATCGCAGCGGTAGATCATGCCATGCATAACTCTGGCTGAACTCTAGTTGTTCGTCATGGCTCAGCTCCAACCACCCTTTTGAATGGCGGTTACTACATCTTCATTGTCCTCCTTTGGCATACAACCTGTGTAATAGACGAGGTTTTTTTGGCTTGGAGATGCTAATCAATGCATCAATACCAATGCTGGTGTTGTCTATTGACTCAAACACACCCGCCAGACCAATATTTGGCCAATTAGCCTagtgctataatttattCCAGTGTGATATACCAGCTGGCTTATCAGATTGATTGCATCTACGCCTGAACATAACGTTCTCACTACTCGCATTTGCTGAACAAGCTTTCTGCTTACAAGTAAAAACCAATGAATACATCATTAAATAAGCTAAGAATACAACCAATAAAGCTTCAAATCTTAATCCCCCCTTCGACTACTGTTTTTAATCCACCGTCAAGATTTACTACATTAAATCCTCTCTGACTGAGGATACGGTAAGCCAAGTATCCTCGGTAGCCCACTGAACAGTATACAAGAGTCGGAATGGAATTATCAATCTTAGATACCCGATCACGTAGCGTCCCAATTGGCAAGTTGATTGCATGCGGGAGGTGGCCAGTTGCAAACTCGTCAGGTGAGCGAACATCAACGACTTGCCAGGCACTCAGATTCTCGACACTGATGTCTTCGGCGTGCACAAGCTTATAATCCCCGCGAAGCAAATTGGAGCTTACAAACCCAACCATGTTCACGGCATCCTTGGCCGAACCATACGGCGGCGCGTAGCTTAGCTCGAGATGTTCCAAGTCAAGGACTGTCATGCCAGCCTGCATCGCGGTCGCCAGGACGTCAATGCGCTTATCGACGCCAGCCATTCCCACTGCCTGCACTCCCAGAATACGGCCTGTGCCTCTTTCGAAGGCTGTCTTGATCGTAATCGGATGAGCGTCGGGATAATAGCTTGCGTGGTGCGGAGGATGCACTGTGACCCAGAGTGGCTCTTGTCCGAGACGACGCAGCGCTGCGACGGACAGGCCTGCTAAACCGACTGTTAAATCAAAGACTTGGCAGATGGTTGTGCCAATATTGCCGCGATAGTGCACCGGCTTGCCGGCGATATGATCTGCGGCGAGTCGGCCCTGTCGATTTGCTGGCCCCCCTAGAGCAACCACGCATGGCTGTTTTTGAATCATATGCTTAGTCTCAACCATGTCTCCCACGGCATATATATCTTCATCAGACGTCTCCATGTGTGATTCGACTTTGACTCCTTGCTTTCCCACTTCCAGACCGGCCAGCTTTGCCAGTGAAGTTTTCGGCGTCACGCCAGCAGCTAGAATGACCATATCGGCAGGAAtctctcttccatttctAGCCATAACAACGTACGACTTTTCAATTCTCCTTACGGTGTCGTTTAGGAATAGCCTTACGCCGTTACGCTTTAGTTCTGCATGAAGAGCCTGCGCGATATCGGCATCGAGTGGAGGCAAGACGTGTGTCCCTTGTTCGACAATGGATACCCCAAACTTCATCTTCCGCAAGTTTTCGGCGGCTTCAAGACTTATGTATCCGCCTCCAATGATGCAAACATCTGTGGGGCATCGCTGTAGCATGAGCGTTCTAATCGCTTGCAGATCCGAGAGAGTCCGGAGAGTGACTACATGGTCCTGATCCACTCCGGTGATCTGCGGCCGTATTGCGTCTGTGCCTTGGGATAAGATGAGCTTGTCATAGTCGACTCGCCGAATCTCAGCCTCTCCAGCAGTTCGTGTGCAGACTTGCTCATTTATGCGGTCAATCTCAACAACTTCTGTGTTGAGATAAACATCAATGTTGAAGACTTCCTTGAAGTATTCGGGCGTATGTAAAACTAGAGCGGCATCATCTCTTATGACCTTGCTCAGAGCATAAGGTATACCGCAGTTGGCGTAGCTAGCGTAAGGTCCTTTTTCAAACACTGTAATCGTGGCCGATTCGTCAAGACGGCGCATGCGGGTGGCAGCGGACATGCCTCCGCCAACACCACCGATTATGACGATCTTTTTCGACATGATGGAAGATTATATTCTCTTGGGAAGAATATCTGGTTTATAAACGAGGTATTTGATTGTAGTTGAAAAGCGATAAGGTAATATCAGTATCGTTCCCTATGGCCGTAAATTGCTTTCTAGTTCTCCTCTGGAAACCAAACCGTATATTACCTTCTATTTCTATGTCTGCGTCTATTTCCTCAGACCTCAGTGGTCTGATTGACGACTGATTTGAGGGTCTAGATGCTGGTCTACGCCATAGCTACTAGCGACCATCCATTTATGTGAGGCTGATAACATGACGTTTCTTATGTGTTGGAAACTACGTGCGTTGCCTGATTGTCCTGCGTATAGCCTATTCATTTCCGGTGGTGCATCATGCCATAATAACCGCCACCGCGCTTGGCACTGTGTGATATTAAACTCTAATAACCATAATGGCGATAAGAAaagttttatagttttactaaCCGTTTGGCAGCCAGCTTATAATGGAGAGGTTAGAGCCGTGGTTAGCTGTGAAATGCGCAGAAAAGTAAATTTTCCTAGCTGTGGCGCTCTCATACGATAGCTACGCACTTCTCCTACACAAACACCACATAACATCATTTGTTTATGATAGCAGTTCAAGCAAGTAAT
Proteins encoded:
- a CDS encoding uncharacterized protein (EggNog:ENOG41), with the translated sequence MATINQPTASIRNFPSTLRFFQDMDKHLDSFPRFSHSIHGNRGPHLGQAFLPIFDVRELSNSFELHGELPGVKKENVKIQFKGNKSLEVSGFVENSYQSPSNQGDKDDAPDDTATKDTKPTEHDSVKYWVAERNIGEFYRSFTFPQRVQQDGTTAALENGVLTIHIPKKLDDDSAKHVVSIS
- a CDS encoding uncharacterized protein (EggNog:ENOG41), producing MSKKIVIIGGVGGGMSAATRMRRLDESATITVFEKGPYASYANCGIPYALSKVIRDDAALVLHTPEYFKEVFNIDVYLNTEVVEIDRINEQVCTRTAGEAEIRRVDYDKLILSQGTDAIRPQITGVDQDHVVTLRTLSDLQAIRTLMLQRCPTDVCIIGGGYISLEAAENLRKMKFGVSIVEQGTHVLPPLDADIAQALHAELKRNGVRLFLNDTVRRIEKSYVVMARNGREIPADMVILAAGVTPKTSLAKLAGLEVGKQGVKVESHMETSDEDIYAVGDMVETKHMIQKQPCVVALGGPANRQGRLAADHIAGKPVHYRGNIGTTICQVFDLTVGLAGLSVAALRRLGQEPLWVTVHPPHHASYYPDAHPITIKTAFERGTGRILGVQAVGMAGVDKRIDVLATAMQAGMTVLDLEHLELSYAPPYGSAKDAVNMVGFVSSNLLRGDYKLVHAEDISVENLSAWQVVDVRSPDEFATGHLPHAINLPIGTLRDRVSKIDNSIPTLVYCSVGYRGYLAYRILSQRGFNVVNLDGGLKTVVEGGIKI